The following proteins come from a genomic window of Synechococcus sp. BIOS-E4-1:
- a CDS encoding chlorophyll a/b-binding protein, giving the protein MTSETDPAKQPEALADQTPSATTRDVPAFGWSGYAERVNGRFAMIGFLAVLLVEALSRDTFLHWAGLIP; this is encoded by the coding sequence ATGACTTCCGAGACCGACCCAGCGAAGCAGCCTGAGGCTCTTGCCGACCAGACACCCTCCGCGACAACGCGTGATGTCCCTGCGTTCGGTTGGAGCGGCTATGCGGAGCGTGTCAATGGTCGTTTCGCCATGATCGGCTTTCTTGCGGTGCTGCTTGTGGAAGCGCTCAGCCGCGACACCTTCCTGCACTGGGCTGGTCTGATTCCTTGA
- a CDS encoding ABC transporter ATP-binding protein/permease — MTTTPRRPAQGLGAQLGKLQRLAQPYFLPVEETRTWQFLLLVLSLLLVVIGVTLALLTAVVALSNQLIPTLQERFLPGVEEIVHSIWSGWIGPVVSACALAGAAFFIAFRSKLRQGRWLPWLLLGVIALLILVINGINVGISYIARNIENALVAYDESSFWNIVAIYAFCLVLALPIRAVQSYLIPKVGLMWRRWLSSRLLGRYLSNRAYYVLNPNDENASDIDNPDQRIADDTRSFTITSLSVVVEVITALLTFFSFILVLWGINGRLAQLLIVYSVVGTTLIVYASRKLVALNYQQLKLEADFRYGLVHIRDNAESIAFYGGEKQEGKEANRRLDGAITNYNRLIIWEALISVIQRSYDYFSRFLPWLVIAPIYFAKEVDFGVFGQASIAFSQVLFSVSYIVNNIDRLAAFSASISRLEGFQGRVDEITHSSEDDQLSSLPNVQQVEANRLLISHVDLVPPQSDRVLIKDLSISLEAGQRLLVVGPSGCGKTSFLRLASGLWPVSGDGHLERPPAGDMLFIPQKPYMLLGSLREQLAYPLQPDRFDDDQFRSVLQEVRLPDLVNRYPDLDVKQDWPRLLSLGEQQRLAFARLLLNAPHMLVLDEATSALDVSTERHLYELLCRREISFISVGHRPTLREFHDTVLELDGKGGWRLLPAAGYEFGRV; from the coding sequence ATGACAACCACCCCTCGGCGTCCTGCCCAGGGACTGGGCGCGCAGCTGGGCAAGTTGCAGCGTCTGGCCCAGCCCTATTTCCTCCCTGTGGAGGAAACCCGCACCTGGCAGTTCCTGTTGTTGGTTCTCTCACTGCTGCTTGTAGTGATCGGGGTCACGCTGGCGCTGCTCACAGCTGTTGTGGCCCTGAGCAACCAGCTGATTCCGACACTGCAGGAACGCTTTCTTCCCGGTGTCGAAGAGATTGTCCATTCCATCTGGTCGGGCTGGATCGGCCCTGTGGTGTCGGCGTGCGCTCTGGCCGGTGCGGCCTTCTTCATCGCCTTCCGCAGCAAGCTGCGTCAGGGGCGCTGGCTTCCGTGGCTGCTGCTCGGAGTGATTGCTCTGCTGATCCTGGTGATCAACGGCATCAACGTGGGCATCAGTTACATCGCCCGCAACATCGAGAACGCACTGGTTGCCTACGACGAGTCCAGTTTCTGGAACATCGTTGCCATCTATGCGTTCTGTCTGGTGCTGGCGCTGCCGATCCGAGCGGTACAGAGCTATCTGATCCCCAAGGTGGGTCTGATGTGGAGGCGCTGGCTCAGCTCACGTCTGCTGGGTCGCTATCTCTCCAATCGGGCCTATTACGTTCTCAATCCCAATGATGAGAACGCTTCCGATATCGACAATCCGGACCAGCGGATTGCTGACGATACCCGCAGTTTCACGATCACCAGCTTGAGTGTGGTGGTGGAGGTGATCACGGCTCTGCTCACCTTCTTCAGTTTCATTCTTGTGTTGTGGGGCATCAATGGCCGTCTTGCCCAGTTGCTGATCGTGTACTCCGTGGTTGGAACCACCCTGATCGTCTACGCCAGCCGCAAGCTTGTGGCCTTGAATTATCAGCAGCTCAAGCTGGAAGCCGACTTCCGTTACGGCCTAGTCCATATTCGGGACAACGCCGAGTCGATTGCCTTCTACGGCGGCGAAAAGCAAGAGGGAAAGGAGGCGAATCGTCGACTGGACGGCGCTATCACGAACTACAACCGACTGATCATCTGGGAGGCGCTGATCAGTGTGATCCAGCGTTCCTACGACTATTTCTCTCGTTTTCTTCCCTGGCTGGTGATCGCACCCATCTACTTCGCCAAGGAGGTTGATTTCGGTGTTTTTGGACAGGCCAGCATCGCCTTCTCCCAGGTGCTTTTTTCGGTCAGTTACATCGTCAATAACATTGATCGTCTTGCAGCCTTTTCAGCCAGCATCTCCCGTCTGGAGGGCTTCCAGGGCAGAGTTGATGAGATCACCCACAGCAGTGAAGATGATCAACTCAGCAGCCTGCCCAACGTCCAGCAGGTCGAGGCAAATCGGCTGCTGATCAGTCATGTTGATCTGGTGCCACCTCAGAGCGACCGCGTTCTGATCAAGGACCTCAGCATCAGCCTGGAGGCTGGCCAACGGCTCCTGGTGGTAGGTCCTTCCGGCTGCGGCAAGACCTCATTCCTGCGGCTGGCGAGCGGACTCTGGCCGGTCAGTGGTGACGGTCACCTGGAGCGTCCTCCCGCTGGCGACATGCTCTTCATCCCGCAGAAGCCTTACATGCTGCTGGGTTCGCTCCGTGAGCAGCTGGCCTATCCGCTCCAGCCTGATCGCTTTGATGATGATCAGTTCCGTTCCGTTCTCCAGGAAGTGCGGCTGCCTGATCTGGTCAACCGCTATCCCGATTTGGATGTGAAGCAGGACTGGCCGCGACTGTTGTCCCTTGGCGAGCAGCAGCGTCTTGCCTTTGCCCGCTTGCTGCTCAATGCTCCCCACATGCTGGTTCTTGATGAGGCAACCAGCGCTCTCGACGTCTCCACCGAGCGTCACCTGTATGAACTGCTCTGTCGACGCGAAATCTCATTCATCAGCGTCGGTCACAGACCCACCCTGCGTGAATTCCACGACACGGTTCTCGAACTTGACGGCAAGGGAGGATGGCGTTTGCTCCCCGCGGCAGGCTATGAATTCGGCCGCGTCTGA
- a CDS encoding histidine triad nucleotide-binding protein has translation MAEDTIFSRILRGEIPCDEVYSDEHCLAFRDIAPQAPVHVLVIPREPIPSLHDVGEEHAALLGHLLLIAARVAKQEGLKDWRTVINSGAAAGQTVFHLHVHVIGGRALDWPPG, from the coding sequence ATGGCCGAGGACACAATCTTTTCCCGCATCCTGCGGGGTGAGATTCCTTGCGACGAGGTCTACAGCGATGAGCATTGCCTCGCCTTTCGCGACATCGCTCCCCAGGCACCAGTTCATGTGCTGGTGATCCCGCGTGAACCGATCCCGAGCCTTCATGACGTCGGCGAGGAGCATGCCGCTCTGCTGGGACATCTGCTGCTGATCGCAGCCAGAGTGGCTAAGCAAGAGGGACTGAAGGACTGGCGAACGGTGATTAACAGTGGTGCTGCTGCAGGCCAGACAGTGTTTCACCTGCATGTGCATGTGATCGGAGGTCGTGCTCTGGATTGGCCCCCCGGTTGA
- a CDS encoding recombinase family protein codes for MSGKGGLVRVALYARVSTGSEEQSQALEQQLARLEASAASHNDPDPERFIDIASGSRDDRPELARLLATCSQGTIGTVIVTRLDRLSRSSAHGAQLLRYFSEARTPNLIALDDSIDLSTSSGRFMARNLISWAEAESDRLGERTRHGQAFRRTQRKPFGSVPLWGYRFTENRDRLEPDPDLFPIAQQAVAKFLEDPRTNTLMTWFHKEHGIRWGSNYSLRRWLCNPTLTGARAYGQQIREVDPLTGRKRNISRPPGDYAEIHWADEEGQPFQTSLLTRVQHARILAVFHARSRPSTRPLAEGNTRPLTGLITCADCGRNIHHHRPGKGASYWCMRCVTTGCPSQYKTLREQEIRFALLAFLQQHAEQLVRHVDEMKALQDGKLSPEAEALRETIMKLEAMDDPDLQPVLDKKKAALAVMIESAAAGGAEAAAFLEQVKTFQLPEIGLASEQDPENTRRILKRFITAEARAGELVTMTVAESIRRPGMSATFNCEGMGLGRKPSNKTQTAPMPGSRS; via the coding sequence ATGAGTGGGAAGGGCGGATTAGTGCGGGTTGCTTTGTATGCCCGTGTGAGCACCGGCAGCGAAGAACAATCTCAAGCGCTCGAGCAGCAACTGGCCCGGCTCGAGGCCTCAGCCGCCAGCCACAACGATCCAGATCCCGAGCGGTTCATCGATATCGCCAGCGGGTCACGGGACGACCGGCCGGAGCTGGCAAGGCTGCTGGCCACCTGCAGCCAGGGGACCATCGGCACGGTGATCGTCACCCGACTGGATCGCCTCAGCAGAAGCAGCGCCCATGGAGCTCAGCTGCTTCGATATTTCAGCGAAGCCAGGACACCGAACCTCATCGCCCTTGACGATTCCATCGACCTGAGCACATCTAGCGGCAGGTTTATGGCGAGGAACTTAATTAGTTGGGCAGAGGCTGAAAGCGATCGGCTAGGCGAGCGCACACGTCATGGCCAGGCCTTTCGCAGAACACAACGGAAGCCCTTCGGATCAGTACCGCTTTGGGGTTATCGCTTCACCGAGAACCGCGATCGCCTGGAGCCAGATCCCGACCTGTTCCCGATCGCCCAGCAGGCGGTTGCCAAATTCCTCGAAGATCCACGCACCAACACCTTGATGACGTGGTTTCACAAGGAACACGGGATCCGCTGGGGGAGCAACTACTCCTTGCGGAGGTGGCTCTGTAACCCAACGCTCACCGGAGCCAGGGCCTATGGCCAGCAGATCAGAGAGGTTGATCCATTGACTGGCCGTAAGCGGAATATCTCAAGACCGCCTGGTGACTATGCCGAGATCCACTGGGCGGATGAAGAGGGCCAACCCTTTCAGACGTCACTGCTGACAAGGGTGCAGCACGCCCGGATCCTGGCGGTGTTCCATGCAAGATCACGACCGAGCACTAGGCCCCTGGCGGAGGGGAACACAAGACCTCTCACCGGACTGATCACCTGCGCCGACTGCGGGCGGAACATCCACCACCATCGGCCGGGCAAAGGTGCGAGTTATTGGTGCATGCGGTGCGTCACGACCGGATGCCCCTCCCAGTACAAAACGCTCCGCGAGCAGGAGATCCGCTTCGCTCTGTTGGCATTCCTGCAGCAACACGCCGAACAGCTGGTCAGACACGTTGACGAGATGAAGGCTCTTCAAGACGGGAAGCTCAGCCCCGAGGCCGAGGCCCTGCGCGAAACAATCATGAAGCTCGAGGCGATGGATGACCCAGACCTTCAGCCAGTCCTCGATAAAAAGAAAGCGGCACTGGCCGTGATGATCGAGTCGGCCGCTGCCGGCGGGGCCGAGGCCGCAGCCTTCCTGGAGCAGGTCAAGACCTTTCAGCTGCCGGAGATAGGCCTGGCCTCTGAGCAGGATCCGGAGAACACCCGGCGGATCCTGAAGCGCTTCATCACCGCCGAGGCCAGGGCCGGTGAGCTCGTGACCATGACCGTGGCGGAATCCATCCGGCGGCCAGGCATGTCGGCGACATTCAACTGTGAGGGCATGGGCCTAGGCCGGAAGCCATCGAATAAAACTCAAACGGCACCAATGCCAGGGAGTCGGAGTTGA
- a CDS encoding Nif11-like leader peptide family natural product precursor, producing MSEEQFKAFLEKIKGDSSLQEKLKAAADVDAVLAIAKEAGFMISAEDLKNAQVTELSDEELEGAAAGEGGWCQLIPVPTACVDTWN from the coding sequence ATGTCAGAAGAACAATTCAAAGCTTTCCTCGAAAAAATCAAAGGAGACTCAAGCCTTCAAGAAAAACTCAAAGCCGCAGCTGATGTTGATGCTGTTCTTGCGATTGCGAAAGAGGCTGGTTTTATGATTTCTGCTGAAGACTTGAAGAACGCTCAAGTCACAGAGCTTTCAGATGAGGAATTGGAGGGCGCAGCTGCTGGTGAAGGTGGTTGGTGCCAACTGATTCCGGTGCCAACTGCCTGTGTAGACACCTGGAACTGA
- a CDS encoding Nif11-like leader peptide family natural product precursor, whose translation MAEEQLKAFLEKVQVDTSLQEKLKAAADNDAVAAIAKDAGFSISADDLKNAQSEISAEELEGVAGGGVEWRMLLGKSYGYC comes from the coding sequence ATGGCAGAAGAGCAACTCAAAGCCTTCCTGGAAAAGGTCCAAGTCGACACCAGCCTTCAGGAAAAGCTCAAAGCAGCGGCTGACAATGATGCTGTTGCTGCGATTGCGAAAGACGCTGGGTTTAGCATCTCTGCTGATGACTTGAAGAACGCTCAATCAGAAATTTCTGCAGAGGAGCTGGAAGGCGTGGCTGGTGGAGGGGTCGAATGGAGAATGCTGCTGGGGAAGTCGTACGGGTATTGCTGA
- a CDS encoding Nif11-like leader peptide family natural product precursor, with the protein MSEEQLKAFIQKVKADTSLQEKLKAAANADAVTAIAKEAGFAITAEDIQSKLSDAELERASGGGAYDPVSTSSYDRCCNSPECCFDTH; encoded by the coding sequence ATGTCAGAAGAACAACTTAAGGCGTTCATTCAGAAGGTCAAAGCAGACACCAGCCTTCAGGAGAAGCTGAAAGCAGCTGCTAATGCCGATGCTGTTACTGCAATTGCAAAAGAAGCTGGGTTCGCAATTACCGCAGAAGATATTCAATCAAAATTGTCAGACGCGGAACTGGAAAGGGCTTCTGGGGGAGGTGCTTACGATCCTGTGAGCACCAGTAGTTACGATAGGTGCTGTAACTCTCCAGAATGTTGTTTTGATACACACTGA
- a CDS encoding Nif11-like leader peptide family natural product precursor gives MSEEQLKAFLSKVKGDSSLQEKLKAAKSPEDVVSIAKEHGHNFGTEHISQLSAEELEGVDGVGTWNKECITVNIP, from the coding sequence ATGTCAGAAGAGCAACTAAAGGCATTTCTCTCCAAAGTCAAAGGCGATTCCAGCCTTCAGGAGAAACTAAAAGCAGCTAAGTCACCTGAAGATGTTGTTTCTATTGCCAAGGAGCACGGTCACAATTTTGGCACTGAACATATCAGCCAGCTCAGTGCAGAGGAGTTGGAAGGCGTGGATGGGGTGGGAACTTGGAACAAGGAATGCATCACAGTCAATATACCCTAA
- a CDS encoding ECF transporter S component has translation MNGHIVHVDTTMVWLGALLFGPIFFLCIGEIGHGLANFLLGLALWAVFLGWIVWIVWAIAAPGIVRQKWLSKGYREMDAAEPSNYRGPSNKAS, from the coding sequence GTGAACGGCCACATTGTTCATGTCGACACAACAATGGTCTGGCTCGGCGCACTCCTGTTTGGCCCGATCTTCTTCCTGTGTATTGGAGAGATCGGCCACGGTTTGGCCAACTTCCTCCTCGGCCTTGCTTTGTGGGCCGTTTTCCTGGGCTGGATTGTTTGGATCGTCTGGGCCATCGCCGCGCCCGGAATTGTTCGCCAAAAGTGGCTGAGCAAGGGTTACCGGGAAATGGATGCCGCAGAGCCTTCTAACTACAGAGGTCCATCAAATAAGGCAAGTTGA
- a CDS encoding toxin-antitoxin system HicB family antitoxin, protein MAEMQEIKLTSIRLPEPLHRKAKAEAASQGISLSKLIARGLALVVK, encoded by the coding sequence ATGGCCGAAATGCAGGAGATAAAGCTCACGTCAATCCGTCTGCCTGAACCACTCCATCGAAAGGCCAAGGCAGAGGCCGCGAGCCAGGGAATCAGCCTCTCAAAGCTGATCGCCAGAGGCCTAGCGCTGGTGGTGAAGTGA
- a CDS encoding tyrosine-type recombinase/integrase, with protein sequence MPKTNGAGQATTITPEQMNTLLMAAPTPEWRFAWQVMRFTGSRVTETLRLSWGAIHSDRIVFIKSTTKTRTTREPRIGDRLAAEVERYRGHWIKRHGREPRPRDLVFPGRFGLGEPLTRQACDLALRQACQTAGLPSGMSLHSFRRSLATTMVQSGASLMTVSRFTGHASLGQLRRYVDVSPNDEMSALEAIGG encoded by the coding sequence ATGCCCAAAACCAATGGCGCCGGCCAGGCCACGACCATCACGCCGGAACAGATGAACACCCTGCTCATGGCCGCTCCCACCCCTGAGTGGCGGTTCGCCTGGCAGGTGATGAGGTTCACCGGCTCACGCGTCACGGAGACGCTCAGGCTGAGCTGGGGTGCGATCCACTCAGACCGGATTGTCTTCATCAAAAGCACCACCAAGACCAGGACCACCCGCGAACCGCGGATCGGCGACCGTTTGGCCGCAGAGGTTGAGCGCTATCGCGGTCACTGGATCAAACGGCATGGCCGGGAGCCGCGGCCACGGGATCTCGTGTTCCCCGGACGGTTTGGCCTGGGCGAGCCATTAACTCGCCAGGCCTGTGACTTGGCCCTCCGGCAGGCATGCCAGACCGCAGGCCTTCCGAGCGGCATGAGCCTGCATAGTTTCAGGCGATCGCTGGCCACAACGATGGTTCAATCCGGGGCTTCGCTCATGACGGTGAGCCGTTTCACAGGACATGCGAGCCTCGGGCAGCTCCGGCGGTATGTGGATGTGAGCCCCAACGACGAGATGAGCGCTCTCGAGGCGATCGGAGGGTGA
- a CDS encoding helix-turn-helix domain-containing protein, giving the protein MADSISLQKREYGKQSALVERRKEVFKLKAHGYSLRDIARRLDITQSAASRDFQWACSAWGDLPENTAEVVKGECLEILRGLAGMLLKDIERQAEAGVVVTTLGADGQLLQQQVRNGIDPRAVSESGRCVERMAKLMGLMDGGIDAAGAATTAIQVTLPAPSAEAFMSPAPEPVDVASEPVESPSGGPEPAAA; this is encoded by the coding sequence ATGGCCGACTCAATTTCGCTTCAAAAACGTGAATATGGGAAGCAATCAGCGTTAGTTGAGAGAAGGAAAGAGGTTTTCAAGCTCAAAGCGCATGGATACAGCCTGAGGGATATCGCTCGTCGGCTTGACATCACTCAATCCGCCGCAAGCCGTGATTTTCAGTGGGCATGCTCCGCCTGGGGCGATCTGCCGGAGAACACAGCTGAGGTTGTGAAAGGCGAATGTCTCGAGATTCTGCGGGGTCTCGCCGGCATGCTCCTGAAAGACATTGAGCGTCAGGCGGAGGCTGGCGTGGTGGTCACAACGTTGGGCGCTGATGGCCAACTGCTCCAGCAGCAAGTGAGGAATGGCATTGATCCTCGAGCTGTATCAGAGAGCGGCCGTTGCGTGGAAAGGATGGCGAAGCTTATGGGCCTGATGGATGGGGGCATTGACGCCGCGGGCGCTGCCACTACTGCCATCCAGGTCACATTGCCGGCGCCTTCAGCCGAGGCATTCATGTCACCGGCTCCAGAGCCAGTGGATGTGGCTTCAGAGCCCGTTGAGAGCCCCTCAGGGGGCCCTGAACCAGCAGCAGCCTGA